DNA from Balaenoptera acutorostrata chromosome 14, mBalAcu1.1, whole genome shotgun sequence:
ttttaaattctaccaATAGTGTGTatagtactttaaaaattagGGCCCAAACGTGATCACAGACTTGATAAGCGAGAAGAACCAAAAAGTAACACAGAAGCCAGATCTTCTAATCCCCAGACCTCTGCTTTTTCTACATGGTCTGAACCAATGTGTGTTATTATAGTCTCTGGGATTTTACCATCTGCAGGTTGCCCGAAATGAAGGCATAGAGGACTGAGGTCTTAAACAAAACTGATCACcaatttcaacaaaattcagtCTCTCTCATTATGCACTCTAGCCGGTCTAGAGATCATGCACTTCTGGTTCAATGGTTCCCAACTGTGGTCACCTTGACATCCGAAATGGGGTCTTTAAATCTGCATTTCTTAAAAATCTCACATAAAAGTCAAAAGTAcagcgtaaaaaaaaaaaaaaaaaaaaagtcaaaagtacAACCTGTTTTTGAAGCTTCTAATTTCGGGGGAAAACTCAAATTACAAACACCCACACTTTTTGTCCTATTCACCACCTGTCATTCCTCCTTTCTAAAATGTGTGTATACCAGGCTCCTtacaaatgaaaagaatttttctttttcattgaaaagTGAAGttaaaaacataatgaaaagTTCTGTCCACGGTGCTAGTACACATCGCTGGTTAAGAGCCACTGCTCTAGACTGTTCTACAGTACAGCTGGGTTGTATCCTAGAATTTAACTTCTACCAACTTTGGCCACTTTTGAAGTAAGTCATCACTTTCCCCATTTTAAGATGGGATAAAACTATGATGACACGACAGAACAGATTTCTGGTATCTCAAAATTTCCTGGTGATTTAATAGTCTCATTAGATTCTTACCTTGTCCACGAAACTAtaatttctcccttctttttaatAACATTCTTTGCAGAAAGGCTTGTAAGAGAAGTGGCAGATGCTGCTGATGCATCCTTAGTCCCTGGGCTTTCGTTTAATGACGAGTGATCTTTAGTCACTACAGGGGCCTTTTTCTTACTGGCTTTCTTTCGGTGAGCATCACCATTCTCACCAGAATCTTGGGTAATTTTCTTGGTCTTTTCCCTACTGGTTAAGTgtgtttcctttctctgttttttctgagAAGAAGGATTTAGATCAGaaagatttttcctctttttgtgcgCATTATCCAAAGCCCCAGGCAACTCTGAACTATCAGAATTTGATGCCAACTCTGATTTTAAATCAACCTTTTTCACTTCACCCGAACTGGGAGATTCCGAGGTTAAATCGATACAGCCTTCCTCAACAACACATTCCAAAGGCCTGTTTGCCACTTGCACCTTTTCTTCCTTTGAGTTATCTTCATCTACACATATCACCTGACACCCCAAGTCTTCAACAGCTAAAGCAGGACGGTTACCTTCATTTTTACTGTCACTTGAAACATCTTGCGTCAAATCAATAAAAGCATCTACAGTACCAGGCTGCATATTGTCTAATACTGGAGCATTTTGATCCACACTGCTTCCAGAACATCCCAACTGCTCAATATTTAAAACTGCTACTTCTACGAATTCCCCCAACTTTTTGGTCTCGGTGACTGGATCTTTTGTGAGGTCTATATATGTGTTTCGAAGATGATCCTCAACAGAATGTGGGATTTCTTCCATTGGAGGCAATTCTTCAACGCTTTCAGATACTTTTGGTTCCCATACTTGATGCAACTTGAAATATTCCTCAGCTACTTCAGTACTATGAACCACTTTACCTGAagcatctttaagaaattcatatATGTCGGGAACCTCTGTTTGTATCATACAGTCCTGTTCCTCATGAACTGATTTACTGCTATCAACATTTTTACTGGAAATTTTCAATTCCTCCGCAGATTTAAAAAGTCTGTACTGACATGAAATATATTCTTTCTCCACTGCTTCATCAGCTTCCTTTTCCACTCTTGGCAAAGACTCATCAGCTACCATATTCTGTTTATGACTAGGGGAGGTAGATGGTGCCACACGGCGTATTTTCACAATGAAATGATCGTTGGACTTTTCCATTATGACAGCGTGCATGGGTAGATTAGGGTGGTACTGAAAGCCTGGAGCAACAGACCGGCTTGTCCATGATGAAGAACAACTTGATTTACTGCTTGAATTATCAGACTCCAGGGCTAAATGAATGTCCTGTTCAGATGCATCCTCTTCCTCAAGTAAGGCATCTTCACTAAAATGGGCACTAATAACTTCTTCGGGCGTTGAATTAGATGAAGCATCTGACTTTAAGAAACTGAGATGACCATCTGACTTCAGAGGTGATGGTACTGTTAAAGAGACTGCTAGATCTTCAGCAAGTATGGAGGAAACACAGGGCTTGCTCTTTTCTGAACTACATACATTATCTTTACTCAAAGCTATGTTAGTGGACACTTCAAACATACAATTTTCATCCAACACATCAGGATGAACTGGCAATGAAAGCCCTGAAGACAGAGATGGACCTTTCTCAGATGACAATAATGACCAATTATCATCACTAATCATCTTAGGACAGGGAGAAACCACCCCTGAAACGAGCTCTTCCGTTGTACAAGCTGGTAGAGATTCACATTTAAGACTCTCTACCATCTGTTTCCCTTGTACCTTTAACTCCCACTCACTTTTTTCGTTACAGTTAACACTGTTGTCCAAAAGATCAGAACCTTGcaacaaacttttaaatatttctcccatCTGTGCATCACTCACTAAATTAAAAGTAAGGCTAGATGCTTGCTGCTCAGTAAGAATCTCAAAACTGCGTTCTGGCTTCAAAGCAGCGTGCTGGGATGTCTGTGCATCCTCTATGGTGCTGCCTTccatttttcctgcctttggggTGCTCGGGCAGTTTGGTTCCAAGAAAGGCTCTTCAAATTGAGGGTTCTTAATATTATCAAAGCAAGTGTTAgtactttttttaatgttgtgcTTTACTGTGTTAATACTGGAATTATTTTGCTCTTGACGTTTTTCCTCAGATTTTTTACAACCTACTAAAGACTTAGAGTAACCAGAATCTTCTGATTTGGGGGATTTCTCCTTCAACATTTCTTTGCTGGAGCTGCCTACATTCCCCTTCTGACAATTTGAATATCGTGCTTTCTCTTTATTTAGCTTTTCAAGTTTTCCTTCGTCACTGTCACTGCCAATGTTTATGGAGTCACAAAACTTTACTAAGATTTTCTTAagctttgtaaataaataatcaaGTTGTTCATCTACAAatttccacaatttttttttcatatctggtAGCTGCTGTTCAAATAAACGATCCACGATGCCATTCTTTTTAACTTGCTTAAGTTTGGATTCTATAACATCACAGAGATTCTTCTGTAAAGTAGTCACTGACTTAGAGATTTTGGATAAGTCAAGGTGTTTAATTAGTGATGTAAAACTCAAAATTGCTGACTCAATAATTCTATGAAACTGTATTAATGAAAATTTTaccttgaatttcatataatttttcctTACATGTTTTCTTATCATTCGTAACATGTGCACAACCTCTCGGACAGAAGAGGGTGCAGCAATAATCGGAACTATTTTTTCCAGGCTGGAAGTGCTCACTGACctatctttcttctctgtttttgaaGATCTGCTAGATTCAGTTCGTCTTTTATTCCATTTGCTTTTGGTCTGATGGATTTTTATAGAAGATATCTTCCTATTGTCTTTATCCAAATGCACAGTGCTTTTCCTACTTCCTGGGCTAGTTTTTGTGTTCTGCACTTCAGCAGAAGCTCTTGGGTTGGTACTTTTGTCAAAACGTTTTTGTGGTTCAGATTTTTCACTGTCGCTTACAATTTCTCCTTCTTCTAATTCATCTAAAGATGAATTCTTGTGGGAGTCTGCTTCTGTAAATTTGTCAGATTTGCAAATTGGCTTTTGATTTTCCTTATTGAGATCAGACTGACTCTTGGAGGTAGAATGAGCTGAATTTGGTGGAAACACatctgtggaagaaaaaaaagcatattataGTCACATGACTACTGAGTCTTTGTCATTTAACATTTCCAtactaaatataacaaaaaattaaatgttgagacaatttattattttaatagcttttacaCTATTTACACTATATTACTCTAATGCTTACTCATGTCATTGGTCTTTACTGGTCTCAGAAAGTGCCTGACAATAGTGATAGTATAGAGTTTGGTCATTTGGATAACCAGCAACCAACTGTTCAGGTTTCTTTACTTGATGTGAGCAGCATCACCTACTCTATGCCATCTGATGATGGCTTTTGGACAACAAAAATATACCTGAAAGCAAGCAAGGAGTATTTGAAACAATCTGTTCTACCATTCCCTTTTGTTGTATAAATAAGAATTACCTAAATCTAGACTAAAGGCTCAATGTACATTTCTAGGTAACAACAAAGGTCTGAATAATAATTAAGTTATCAAATAAAAAGCactaacaaaataatgccatttgcagcaacatggatggacctagagattgtcatactgagtgaagttaagtcagacacagaaagacaaatatcatatgataccacttatatgtggaatataaaaaaaagggtacaaatgaatttatttacaatagaaaagtagagtcacagatgtagaaaacaaacttatggttaccaggggataagggcagggaggaataaattggaagGCTAGGactgacatatgcacactactatatataaaatagataactaataagaacctgctgtacagcacagggaactctactcaatactctgtaatggcctatacaggaaaagaatctaaaaaaaaaaagaatggatatatgtatgtgtataactgattcactttgctgcacacctaaaactaacacaacattgtaaatcaactatacgccaataaaaattttaaaaataaatatcaataaataaattaaaagcacTGATTCATCTTGCTGACATATTCTACACTCTCACAAAAATATAAGTTATAGGagataatataaattattaccTTTATGACTGTTATTATATAATGGAACTCGAGATGACCTTTCCAGTCTAAGAACTTTTGCTACAGGTCTCACAGGACTATTCAGAGGACTGATGGCTTCTGGAATAGGTCTCAGCTGATTAAGGTCAATGCTCAGAACTGAGTTCTCATCATCATGATATACTGAGTTTGCTTCACCAGTTTCCATTCTGTGGTCCGTTAACTCAGTCTGCTGAAGTGAAGATTCTGGAGTCTCTTTAGGTAAGCAAGGCTCCAAGTGACAAGACTTACTCTCAACCAGTGGTGCATCTACAAGAGAAGGCTCAAGGTTTGGTTTACCATCTTCTGAAACGACTGTTGGCAAAATGCCAGCTTCTTCAATTGAAGGCTGCAAAATGCTTTCATTGGATTTGGTCACTTTGGTTGAAAAAGCCTCCTTCATTTCTGTATCTTCGGAAATACTACAAGAATTTAAGTCATCGTTTCTTTTGGTATCCAATTCCAAACCAAAGTTTTGAGAAACATTTGTTTGTACTGTGTCCATTACCACAGGAACTGCTGCCCTGGCATCATTAATGGTCTGTTCCATTTCTGTTGATGATGGAAACAAGGATTCTGTTTGTTGCATTTCCACAGATGCTGAGAAGGAAATCTCTGTGCCACAAATGGGCATTTCACAATGCACAGTATTCGCAACAGATTTAATGAACAAactattttcttcttctattttcctttctgaaaCACTGGTCCTGGGTTTAGATGCTGCTGTAAGAGCATCCTTTGGTTCCAATAACTCTGATTTGGTTTCCTCTGTGGTATGTTCACTGACAGAGGGAATACATGTCACATTTTTAGCCTGCACCAAGCACTCCAAGTCACATATGTCACTAGATTTGGGAGTATCGGTTATTTTATGCTGATTTTCCTGAGAAACAGGCTGCTTTTTAGCAGGAGAAAGAGTTAGGTTCAATTTTTCCATAAAGCTTAACTTTAAgtctttgttttgtgtttcatTTGAACCATTCTCAGCTTTAACTGCTGGCTCTTTATTATCCACTCCTTCAGAAACATCATTATTAGAGACTTCACCATTACCGTTTTTTGGCTCATTCTGTCTCTTTAAATCTGTAGCGGTTTTCTTAGTCTCTTTGTTTGTCTTCTGCAGATGTTCTGCAGgtactcttttttcatttctcatatgCCTATTTTCTTCTTTGCCCTCTTGTTCTCTTTTCCGCTTATCTTCAGTTCTATGCCTTTCTACCCTTAAAGGTGCATTTTCCCATTGGTGCACAGCATCAACTTCCTTGGAGTCAACATGTTTGTGAGTTCTATTGGTTGAAAGAGAGGACGGACATCTTCCTTCTTGAAAACTATGATTATTTACAGCCCTGTCTCTTTTACAATCTTCCCGGCCTCTTCTCTCTTCTGGATGGTATTTACTTGAATTATGAGAAGATTTTGCTAGTTCCTTCTTGGGATAAGGAAGCAATGCTCGTTCAGATCTTTTCCAATGATCCTGGTCTTTTACTACTGATTTAGGTTTTTGATcaactttcctttcttctttgtcttgtgatttaagttcttttctatttatattttgtgATCTTTCACTTTGTCTTTCGAGTTTTTTGTCACTTTGAGATTCTAGTCGAGTGTGTGACCTGTCTCTAGAGCTTTCTTTCTCCCAAGAAGAGCTACtgtgttcatttttataatcCAAATCTGTGTTACTTTTAAACTTTGAATTTTTGCTTTCAGCCTTTGGTTCACCTTTACTATATTTCTCAGGACGTCCTTGTAGCCTCTGACTGGCCTCTGTGTTCCTCGGTTCACCATCACCACAGCTAGTGTTCAAGTCTTTTCGTATTCTGTCAGTCACTCTGCAGTACTGGTTATGTCTACTatctttcctccctcttctgtgATCCTCATTGGAACTACCCTCACCAACCTGATAATGGGAACGTGACCACATGCCATTGGTGGAGTGTTTTTCAATAGGTGTAGGCAAATGTGAAGtgccttttttttcaaaatgtgattttccttccttttcgAGGTATGGCAGTG
Protein-coding regions in this window:
- the CASP8AP2 gene encoding CASP8-associated protein 2 isoform X2, whose translation is MAADDDNGDGTSLFDVFSASPLKNNDEGSLDIYAGLDSAVSDSATKSSVPSRNCLDLYEEILTEEGTAKEATYNDLQVEYGKCQLQMKELMKKFKEIQTQNFSLKNENQSLKKNISALIKTARVEINRKDEEINNLHQRLSEFPHLRNTHKTSRIPDIVKTKGLKSRSLHLDDCSKTDHRVKSDVSKDVHYSTSLPYLEKEGKSHFEKKGTSHLPTPIEKHSTNGMWSRSHYQVGEGSSNEDHRRGRKDSRHNQYCRVTDRIRKDLNTSCGDGEPRNTEASQRLQGRPEKYSKGEPKAESKNSKFKSNTDLDYKNEHSSSSWEKESSRDRSHTRLESQSDKKLERQSERSQNINRKELKSQDKEERKVDQKPKSVVKDQDHWKRSERALLPYPKKELAKSSHNSSKYHPEERRGREDCKRDRAVNNHSFQEGRCPSSLSTNRTHKHVDSKEVDAVHQWENAPLRVERHRTEDKRKREQEGKEENRHMRNEKRVPAEHLQKTNKETKKTATDLKRQNEPKNGNGEVSNNDVSEGVDNKEPAVKAENGSNETQNKDLKLSFMEKLNLTLSPAKKQPVSQENQHKITDTPKSSDICDLECLVQAKNVTCIPSVSEHTTEETKSELLEPKDALTAASKPRTSVSERKIEEENSLFIKSVANTVHCEMPICGTEISFSASVEMQQTESLFPSSTEMEQTINDARAAVPVVMDTVQTNVSQNFGLELDTKRNDDLNSCSISEDTEMKEAFSTKVTKSNESILQPSIEEAGILPTVVSEDGKPNLEPSLVDAPLVESKSCHLEPCLPKETPESSLQQTELTDHRMETGEANSVYHDDENSVLSIDLNQLRPIPEAISPLNSPVRPVAKVLRLERSSRVPLYNNSHKDVFPPNSAHSTSKSQSDLNKENQKPICKSDKFTEADSHKNSSLDELEEGEIVSDSEKSEPQKRFDKSTNPRASAEVQNTKTSPGSRKSTVHLDKDNRKISSIKIHQTKSKWNKRRTESSRSSKTEKKDRSVSTSSLEKIVPIIAAPSSVREVVHMLRMIRKHVRKNYMKFKVKFSLIQFHRIIESAILSFTSLIKHLDLSKISKSVTTLQKNLCDVIESKLKQVKKNGIVDRLFEQQLPDMKKKLWKFVDEQLDYLFTKLKKILVKFCDSINIGSDSDEGKLEKLNKEKARYSNCQKGNVGSSSKEMLKEKSPKSEDSGYSKSLVGCKKSEEKRQEQNNSSINTVKHNIKKSTNTCFDNIKNPQFEEPFLEPNCPSTPKAGKMEGSTIEDAQTSQHAALKPERSFEILTEQQASSLTFNLVSDAQMGEIFKSLLQGSDLLDNSVNCNEKSEWELKVQGKQMVESLKCESLPACTTEELVSGVVSPCPKMISDDNWSLLSSEKGPSLSSGLSLPVHPDVLDENCMFEVSTNIALSKDNVCSSEKSKPCVSSILAEDLAVSLTVPSPLKSDGHLSFLKSDASSNSTPEEVISAHFSEDALLEEEDASEQDIHLALESDNSSSKSSCSSSWTSRSVAPGFQYHPNLPMHAVIMEKSNDHFIVKIRRVAPSTSPSHKQNMVADESLPRVEKEADEAVEKEYISCQYRLFKSAEELKISSKNVDSSKSVHEEQDCMIQTEVPDIYEFLKDASGKVVHSTEVAEEYFKLHQVWEPKVSESVEELPPMEEIPHSVEDHLRNTYIDLTKDPVTETKKLGEFVEVAVLNIEQLGCSGSSVDQNAPVLDNMQPGTVDAFIDLTQDVSSDSKNEGNRPALAVEDLGCQVICVDEDNSKEEKVQVANRPLECVVEEGCIDLTSESPSSGEVKKVDLKSELASNSDSSELPGALDNAHKKRKNLSDLNPSSQKKQRKETHLTSREKTKKITQDSGENGDAHRKKASKKKAPVVTKDHSSLNESPGTKDASAASATSLTSLSAKNVIKKKGEIIVSWTRNDDREILLECQKKGPSLKTFSHLAAKLNKNPYQVSERFQLLMKLFEKSKCR
- the CASP8AP2 gene encoding CASP8-associated protein 2 isoform X1; translated protein: MMTMVMEQVYLMSFLLYWVFVAVCGLFSSCASPLKNNDEGSLDIYAGLDSAVSDSATKSSVPSRNCLDLYEEILTEEGTAKEATYNDLQVEYGKCQLQMKELMKKFKEIQTQNFSLKNENQSLKKNISALIKTARVEINRKDEEINNLHQRLSEFPHLRNTHKTSRIPDIVKTKGLKSRSLHLDDCSKTDHRVKSDVSKDVHYSTSLPYLEKEGKSHFEKKGTSHLPTPIEKHSTNGMWSRSHYQVGEGSSNEDHRRGRKDSRHNQYCRVTDRIRKDLNTSCGDGEPRNTEASQRLQGRPEKYSKGEPKAESKNSKFKSNTDLDYKNEHSSSSWEKESSRDRSHTRLESQSDKKLERQSERSQNINRKELKSQDKEERKVDQKPKSVVKDQDHWKRSERALLPYPKKELAKSSHNSSKYHPEERRGREDCKRDRAVNNHSFQEGRCPSSLSTNRTHKHVDSKEVDAVHQWENAPLRVERHRTEDKRKREQEGKEENRHMRNEKRVPAEHLQKTNKETKKTATDLKRQNEPKNGNGEVSNNDVSEGVDNKEPAVKAENGSNETQNKDLKLSFMEKLNLTLSPAKKQPVSQENQHKITDTPKSSDICDLECLVQAKNVTCIPSVSEHTTEETKSELLEPKDALTAASKPRTSVSERKIEEENSLFIKSVANTVHCEMPICGTEISFSASVEMQQTESLFPSSTEMEQTINDARAAVPVVMDTVQTNVSQNFGLELDTKRNDDLNSCSISEDTEMKEAFSTKVTKSNESILQPSIEEAGILPTVVSEDGKPNLEPSLVDAPLVESKSCHLEPCLPKETPESSLQQTELTDHRMETGEANSVYHDDENSVLSIDLNQLRPIPEAISPLNSPVRPVAKVLRLERSSRVPLYNNSHKDVFPPNSAHSTSKSQSDLNKENQKPICKSDKFTEADSHKNSSLDELEEGEIVSDSEKSEPQKRFDKSTNPRASAEVQNTKTSPGSRKSTVHLDKDNRKISSIKIHQTKSKWNKRRTESSRSSKTEKKDRSVSTSSLEKIVPIIAAPSSVREVVHMLRMIRKHVRKNYMKFKVKFSLIQFHRIIESAILSFTSLIKHLDLSKISKSVTTLQKNLCDVIESKLKQVKKNGIVDRLFEQQLPDMKKKLWKFVDEQLDYLFTKLKKILVKFCDSINIGSDSDEGKLEKLNKEKARYSNCQKGNVGSSSKEMLKEKSPKSEDSGYSKSLVGCKKSEEKRQEQNNSSINTVKHNIKKSTNTCFDNIKNPQFEEPFLEPNCPSTPKAGKMEGSTIEDAQTSQHAALKPERSFEILTEQQASSLTFNLVSDAQMGEIFKSLLQGSDLLDNSVNCNEKSEWELKVQGKQMVESLKCESLPACTTEELVSGVVSPCPKMISDDNWSLLSSEKGPSLSSGLSLPVHPDVLDENCMFEVSTNIALSKDNVCSSEKSKPCVSSILAEDLAVSLTVPSPLKSDGHLSFLKSDASSNSTPEEVISAHFSEDALLEEEDASEQDIHLALESDNSSSKSSCSSSWTSRSVAPGFQYHPNLPMHAVIMEKSNDHFIVKIRRVAPSTSPSHKQNMVADESLPRVEKEADEAVEKEYISCQYRLFKSAEELKISSKNVDSSKSVHEEQDCMIQTEVPDIYEFLKDASGKVVHSTEVAEEYFKLHQVWEPKVSESVEELPPMEEIPHSVEDHLRNTYIDLTKDPVTETKKLGEFVEVAVLNIEQLGCSGSSVDQNAPVLDNMQPGTVDAFIDLTQDVSSDSKNEGNRPALAVEDLGCQVICVDEDNSKEEKVQVANRPLECVVEEGCIDLTSESPSSGEVKKVDLKSELASNSDSSELPGALDNAHKKRKNLSDLNPSSQKKQRKETHLTSREKTKKITQDSGENGDAHRKKASKKKAPVVTKDHSSLNESPGTKDASAASATSLTSLSAKNVIKKKGEIIVSWTRNDDREILLECQKKGPSLKTFSHLAAKLNKNPYQVSERFQLLMKLFEKSKCR